The genomic segment ACGAGTTCCAATACGAGTTGCATACAAAACGCGAAATCTCCCTCCTCGTCGAAGCCGGCGAGATGATCAACGAGACGAAGACGTTCAAGTATTGGTCGAACAAGCGCATGGATCCGGAGAAGGTGCTCGAGGAAGCGATTGACTGGCTGCACTTTTATTGCTCCCTGCTCATGACGGACTACAAGGAAAACCAGCACGCCCATCAGTACGACTTAGCCATCTTCGACCGGCAGTCCTACGAACGGCAGGACGAGACGCTCGACGCCCTCTACCTGCAAATGTTCCAGGGGCAACGCAAACACCACATGCTCGCGGCGTGGTCGCTGATCTTGGAGCGACTGGGCTACACGGAGACGGACATCATCGGGATGTACGAGCAGAAAAACGCACGTAACTACGTTCGAATCATGGAGGGGTATTGATGCAGGAGCGGCTATTCGAGACACGACTGGATAAGGGGCAACGCAAGGCAGCGGGCAAGCACTTGAAAGAGTATTTCACGCTTCCAAGCCGTATCGCCAGCAAGACCGCGATGGCAGAGCTTGCCGCGACGAAGATGACGCCGGGGTACGTGCCGAGTGAGGTCCAGACGCACCAGGCGCCGAGCAGTAAGGTCGAGCGGTACGCGATGGCAAAGAGTGAAATTGAAGTCCTTGCGATGCGGTTGAACATCCTGCACCGGATTTACGTCGAGTTGATTGATGACCAACAGCGTGAGTTGTGGGACTTGTTGTACGATCCGAAGTTTTACCGCACGGACGAGGCGGTCATGCAGATGATGAAGATTTACAGCACGAACACGTACTACGGCATCAAGCACAAGTTGCTCGGCATCATTCACGACCATTTCGGAGACGGGTACTGAGGGGCATGCGCTCCTCGGCGCTTGTCGGGATAAAAAGTAAATTTTAAGGGGTGGAAAAATGAACATGTTTTCACTGGTACAAAGAAAAATTAAGACAGACGAATCGGTAAAAGGTGAAATTATAACAATGCGGGTGAGACCGGATATGTATTTCAACTTCACGAACATCAAAACAAGCGGTAATGATGATTCTAAACCCAAGACAACGCATGATTTCCAACGTGCTTTGAGTAAAGCACTTCAAGCATTTGACGATGTTATGGAAAAAGAAATGGGCGATTGATCAACCGATAAAACCTTGATTTCGATGGATGAACGGGGAGGCAACTCCCCACTGGAGGGATATGATGCAGGACGGACAGTACGCCGCGACCTATACGCGGGATCAGGAACGGATTTTCGGACAGTTGGACGTCGAGGGCGATGCGCTTCACTTCACGTCATGGGGCAAACACCGCAAGAACAGCGAATACCTGCAACGGGGGCACGTCGTTAGTCGCTCACGCGTTTGGGTGATGCAAGGGGATGTCGAGGTACACGGCGCATGGGACGACGCACAGGAGGCGCGTTTCGAGGCAATCCGGCGGAACATGGAACGGGAGATCGCACAGGGGGATTTTCAGGAGAAGTTATTTTAGGAGGGAGCACATGGGGAAGATAGCACAAACGGAACATCCACGCATCCTACAGCTGTGGCGGCAAGGCATGCACCAACGGGACATCGCGGCACGGTACGACGTCAGCACCATCACGATCTACCGCATCATCCGGGCGAGCAACGGAGGCACGACACGAGGCAAGCACGTCCCATCACCCGGCTACAAGATGCTGTGGCGGCTCTACATCACGGAGTCCTATCGTCAAGTGGACATCGCGGTACGATATGGCGTCAGCCCGACGACCGTCAAACGTTGGCTCGGCAAGGCAGGGATCGTGAAGTCATGGGAGCAACGCGTGCACGAGCGACGTAAGGTACAGCCACCGGACGAGGACACGCTCTATACGTTGTACATCCTTGACGACCTCACGGCAAAGGTGATTGGATCACGGTACGGAGTCAGCCAGTCTGTGGTCTATCGGTGGTTGGATGAGGCGGAACTAAAAAAGCACAAGGAGGCAACGGGATGAAACAAAGAGCCAAAAAACGAAAACGTCTCAAATTAGCAGAAAAACAGATTCGTAGCGTGAAAGTGGGTTATGTGTCGCGGCGTCAAATCAATAAGATGGCAAAGGATCTTATTCGCCTTGAGGACAAAAAACGAATGATAATTGACCCCGTTAGGATTTTTGAAGCGTTTAAAAGTTTTGCACGTAAAGTGGTTGAAACGATTAAAGCCATATACGAGTCAGTTGTCAAAAAAGTGCGCACAGTATTTGACGAATATCACGAAATAAAAAAACAGCGTCATGCAATTAAATATAATCCACCGCTTAGAACGATGATTCCCACTAATGTCGTGCACCAAGCAAATACGGGTTCGAGCGGGTTTATGATTCATCGTCAGAAGCGATAAGGGAGAGAGTTAGATATGACAAAAGACAAACAGTGGAAATCGTTAAAACGCGAATTTGAATCACTAGATGAAAAGGATTTGATTGAAATCGATTTAGTCGTCGAGGTGGTGAAACGTCGTAAAGAAAAAAGGCTATCACAACGAGATTTGGCAGAACTTACAGGATTGAAGCAGTCGTCCATTGCAAGAATCGAGCGTGATATCGTCATGCCAAAGTTAAATACATTCATCAAAATCGCAACAGCATTAGAATTGGAACTAGAACTTGTATCGAAGAAGTAAAGATGATTTTGTTCGGGCGTCCTTCGGGGCGTCTTTTTAGGTGAAGGAAAAATGAAGGAATTGGAGAGGAATAGCACGTTTTTCTGCGGTATGCTTGTACTGTACAAATCCACACCGGATAAGCGCCGGGTCATCCATCCCTTGCATGACACCACGTTTATCCCTTGCCAACAGCGCATGACGCAGCCACACACATAGCAAAGACTTCCGGGTCGTCGTAATAGGGCGGAGTGGTCGTGCGTTGTTTGCAGGATAAGCTAGAGCAATGTATGTAGTAACACTATTGGCGTAGTTATATGGATTGCGTGAATTTGTCCGAGCACCTGCCTTAGCGTAAAGGAAATAGAAACCGTCTGCCGTGGTGTCAGGCGGTTTTTTCGTGTCTTGCAACCAGTGGGTACCGCCCATTGCTTGGAGTACACGAAAGGAGCAAGGCACATGTCCAAACTGAAACTGCATGACCGCGTGAAGACGACGTACAATAATTTGCCGAACCGTAGTGGTGTGATCACCACGTTGTTTAGTGATACAGCGATTATCTGCTTTGAGGATTGCGATGGACGTAGGAAAAACGAGAGTCATATGGTGTACCGCTTGGCGTTGGACAGGGGCGAGCCTCCTGGAGTGAAGGAATAAGAGGGGGAATTGAACATGAATAACGATAAAATCAGTGGTTTTTTAGCCGTCATCATCTTAGGGTGTGGAGCGGCGTTATTAATGGCGTTAACAGCTAAAGCGATTATGTGGCTGTTTTAAGGAGGGATTATATGTTTTGGTCTGAGGTTATTATGTTGTCTATCGGGATGGTTGTGAGTATATTTTTGGGAATTGCAATAGGAAGCGAAGGTTCGATGAAAAGGCAAGTCGTCCGCAAGGGGAAACGTATTTATACTCGATTTGTTTTTAGTGAGTGCCAACATAAATTCGCGTTGAGCATAAATGAAAATTTAGACGATATTAAAAACGTCTACGAAGTGGTTGATATTGAATATTCTTCAAACGAGAAAGGTTTTTCTGCGTTGATTATAATGAAATGACGCCCTAACCGGCGTCTTTTTTTATGCCTTGCAACGAGCCGATGGGGATCGTCCTAGTCGGTTGGCTGGAGAGCATAAGAGAGAGGGGGTGAGGAAGTGGCAAGGATGACACCGAAGCAACAATTGTTTTGTGATGAGTATTTGGTTGACTTAAACGCGACACAGGCGGCGATACGGGCTGGGTATAGTGAAAAGACAGCGAAACAAACAGGAGTGGAAAACCTATCAAAACCTGTCATTCGCACTTACTTGGATGAACGATTAGCGAAGAAGACCACGGGACTCATCGCCTCTCAAGACGACGTCCTGCGGCTTCTGACGGGTATCATCGCAGGGGAAGAAGAAGGGACAGCGCTCGTGGGCATCGGTCAAGGTGCTCAACGAGTATCGCAAGTGCCACCGACCAACGCCGAAAAGATTCGCGCTGCCGAAATCCTCGGCAAGTATTACAAGTTGTTCACGGATCGCCAAGAGGTGCAGGTGACGGGCGCTGTCCAGTTCATTGATGACATTGGTGGCGAGGGTGGATGACGAAACAGATTCGCTTATCGGAATTGTTACCGAAAGCATTTCACGATAGCTGGAAAGCGGCAATCAATCCAAGTATCCTCAACATCATCGAAAAAGGAGGTCGCGGGTCCGGTAAGTCTTCGGACATCGCCATCATCATGACGCAATTGCTCATGCGCTATCCCGTTAATGCAATCGGCATTCGTAAGATTGACAACACAATCGAGCTATCCATCTTTGAGCAGATGAAATGGGCCATTGAACTATCGAACGTGAGCCATCTGTTCAAGGTCAACAAGTCACCGATGCGGATTACTTATACCCCGCGTGGGAACTACATGGTGTTTCGCGGGGCGCAGGAACCAGAGCGAATCAAGTCTTTAAAGTCTGCGAACTTCCCGTTTGCGTTTGGTTGGGTGGAAGAAGCCGCTGAATTCAAAACAGAAGACGAAATCACGACCATCACCAACTCTTTACTGCGTGGCGAATTAGGAAACGGATTGTTCTATAAATTCTTCTTCTCCTATAACCCGCCGAAACGAAAGCAGTCATGGGTCAATAAGAAGTATGAGAGCGTCCTACAGCCCGCTAACACGTTCGTCCATGCTTCGACATACCTCGATAACCCGCACATCTCGAAGCAGTTCATCGAGGAAGCGGAGGCGATGAAAGCACGCAATCCGCTCCGCTACCGCTGGGAATATCTCGGGGAACCGATTGGTTCGGGTGTCGTGCCGTTCACGAACCTCATGTTCCGCACGATCACGGACGACGAATACCGCGTGTTCGACAACATCAAGTATGGCTTGGACTGGGGATATGCGACGGACCCAGCATCGGTCGTGGCGTGGCATTTTGATAAACGCAAGCGCGTCCTGTATGCCGTCGGGGAAATCTATGGCGTCAAGATCAGTAACCGGCAACTCGCGGACATGATTCGCATGAAGGGATGGGACAGTGAGACCATCATCGCGGATAGCAGTGAGCCGAAATCCATCGCGGAACTACGGGAACTCGGCATAAGACGCATCATCGGTGCGAAGAAAGGTCCAGGTAGCGTGGAGCATGGCGAGAAGTGGCTCGACGAACTGACTGCCATCGTCATTGACCCGCAACGCACGCCGAACATTGCCCGCGAGTTCGAGAGCATCGACTACAAGACGGATCGTGACGGCAACGTCCTGCCTCGACTGGAGGACAAGGACAACCATACGATCGATAGCACACGATACGCCCTAGAGGGCGATATGACATTGACGACGTTCGGGGCATCCGTGCGTCTGTACTAGGAGGTAAGACATGGAGACGGCATTTCAAGAGTATATGCAACGATTCGAGGAAGATGATTTCGACGGGGCACTGGTCGCAGAACTCATCGAAGTATTCGGACCACGCCGCACGCACATGAAAGCGATGTATGAGCGGTACAAGGCAAATGGCAAGTTTATCCCGGCGATGACGAAAGAGTTGCCGATTCAGACGGCGTTCGACAGCCGCGTCGCAGGGGACTACATCAGTGAAGCGGTCGATTTAAAGATTGGGTATTTCGCAGGTGTCCCGATTGCCTACAGCTATGACAGCGAGATGCCGGAAGCAGAAGCGGCGAATGATGTACTCAAACGGTTTAATCGCTTGAATCGCATCCAAGACCTCGACAGCGAGACGGCAAAGTGGTCGGCTATCACAGGCTATGGTGTCCGCTTGCTCTACATCGATGAGGAATTACGCGAACGGGTCATGAACGTCCCGTCATATGACTGCATCTTCATCGGGGAACTGACAGAGCCAACCGCTGGTCTGCGCATGTATCAAGACGGTGAGGACTTGAAAGTCGACGTCTACACGGCACAGCGGATCGTGACGTTTCTTGAGACGGATGGCGAATACACGCCAGTCGAGGACGAGCTGAACGTATTTCAAGCCGTCCCGCTCATCGGCTACCCGAACAATTCGGAGTTGCAGGGCGATTGCGATAAGGTGTTGCCGATCATCGACGGCATCGACGAGGTGTTATCAAACTCGCTGTCAGAAGACACGGCACAACGCTTGGCATACATGGCGTTCGAAGGTGGACAAATTTCATCGGAAGACTTGACAGAAGCGCGGGCGAATGGGGCGTTCATGGTCCCGGCAGGTGGCAAGGTCTACTTCATCACGAAGGACATCAACGACACAGCGCGGCAGAATCTACTCACGCATCTTGTCAGCGACTTCTATCGCTTTACGAAGACACCGAACTTACGGGACGAGGCATTCACAGGCAATTCCAGTGGCGTCGCGCTCAAGTTTCAACTATTCCCGTTCAATGCCAAAGTCACGACATTCCAGCGGAAATTCGAGAGTGGGACATTACAGATGTTCACGGCGCTCGCTAACGTATGGGGATTACGTGGGAATGCGTTCGATCCGCTGAACGTGTACCTCGAGTTCACGGAAAACTTCCCGCTCGACCTACTCAACGAGGCGCAAGTGCAACAGACGCTCGCTGGACTGGTATCGGAAGAGACGCGACTCGGTCTATTCTCTGCCATTGACAACCCGAAAGAGGAACTCGAACAGATGCAGCAGGAACAACAAGACAAGGCATTCATGGGGTCAAATGAGATTGACACAAATCAAGACACGACGGATGACGCGGTACCCGATGCACCTGTTGATGCCGCCAGTCAATTCGTGACGGAGTGATGCCATGTTGCAGCCGAAACAAGCACCCTTCGCACCGACGGAGAAACAAATCGAGCAACGCATCAAAGTCCTGTACCGTGACGCCTATCGTGACATACAACGCACCATCGCCACGATGTACGAGCAATACAGCCGCGACGGGGAACTGTCCTTAGCGGACATGACTCGGTACAACCGCTTGAGCAACGTTGAGCGGGAACTGGCACAACTGTTAAGCCAACTCTATATCAACAACAAGCGGTATCTCTACGAGACATTAGAGGCCGCTTATTTGCATGGGTATTTCGAGCAGCAATACAAACTCGAGATGGCAGCGCAACAAGCCCTTGGCTCCGGTGGCGTCAATGAAAAGGCAGTCCAAGCGATGATTGCGGAATCACTGACGGGACTCGTCCTCGACGAACGACTGGGCGAGAATCAACGACTTGCGGTCAATCAGATGCGGCAAGCGTTGTCCTATTCACTCGTACAGGGTGAGAGCTACGTCAAGGCGGCGAAACGCATCAAGGAGACGCTCGGCAAAGACCAAGCGCGCTCGGTACTCGTCGCATGGACAGAGACACACCGCGCCTACGAGACCGCTTCCCACGACTCGCGGGAACAAGCGAAAGCGGACGGTCTGGTATTTGAGACGGCATGGCTCGCGACACTCGACAAGCGGACACGGCAACGGCACCGCGCAATGGATGGCAAGACACAAGACGCGGACGGCTACTTCTCGCTACCCGGTGGGTCAAAGGGACGTTACCCTGGTGATCCGATGCTTGGGGCGAGTGACGTCATCCGATGCCGCTGTACGACCGTGACCAACTTCGTTGACCGATTGCCCGGCAGTCGCCGTGGGCGCTCGGAATACGACGATGCACGCAGTCCAAATGACCTATTCAATGGCAAGACGACATACAAAGACTGGTACGCGTCGAGATTGGAGTGATTCGCATGGAAGAGCAGGAACGACC from the Exiguobacterium oxidotolerans JCM 12280 genome contains:
- a CDS encoding dUTP diphosphatase; this translates as MTYQEPQPLIISFQTLQDICAKQVVLDRHICEDKGITPHEFQYELHTKREISLLVEAGEMINETKTFKYWSNKRMDPEKVLEEAIDWLHFYCSLLMTDYKENQHAHQYDLAIFDRQSYERQDETLDALYLQMFQGQRKHHMLAAWSLILERLGYTETDIIGMYEQKNARNYVRIMEGY
- a CDS encoding phage portal protein encodes the protein METAFQEYMQRFEEDDFDGALVAELIEVFGPRRTHMKAMYERYKANGKFIPAMTKELPIQTAFDSRVAGDYISEAVDLKIGYFAGVPIAYSYDSEMPEAEAANDVLKRFNRLNRIQDLDSETAKWSAITGYGVRLLYIDEELRERVMNVPSYDCIFIGELTEPTAGLRMYQDGEDLKVDVYTAQRIVTFLETDGEYTPVEDELNVFQAVPLIGYPNNSELQGDCDKVLPIIDGIDEVLSNSLSEDTAQRLAYMAFEGGQISSEDLTEARANGAFMVPAGGKVYFITKDINDTARQNLLTHLVSDFYRFTKTPNLRDEAFTGNSSGVALKFQLFPFNAKVTTFQRKFESGTLQMFTALANVWGLRGNAFDPLNVYLEFTENFPLDLLNEAQVQQTLAGLVSEETRLGLFSAIDNPKEELEQMQQEQQDKAFMGSNEIDTNQDTTDDAVPDAPVDAASQFVTE
- a CDS encoding helix-turn-helix domain-containing protein, whose protein sequence is MGKIAQTEHPRILQLWRQGMHQRDIAARYDVSTITIYRIIRASNGGTTRGKHVPSPGYKMLWRLYITESYRQVDIAVRYGVSPTTVKRWLGKAGIVKSWEQRVHERRKVQPPDEDTLYTLYILDDLTAKVIGSRYGVSQSVVYRWLDEAELKKHKEATG
- a CDS encoding PBSX family phage terminase large subunit produces the protein MTKQIRLSELLPKAFHDSWKAAINPSILNIIEKGGRGSGKSSDIAIIMTQLLMRYPVNAIGIRKIDNTIELSIFEQMKWAIELSNVSHLFKVNKSPMRITYTPRGNYMVFRGAQEPERIKSLKSANFPFAFGWVEEAAEFKTEDEITTITNSLLRGELGNGLFYKFFFSYNPPKRKQSWVNKKYESVLQPANTFVHASTYLDNPHISKQFIEEAEAMKARNPLRYRWEYLGEPIGSGVVPFTNLMFRTITDDEYRVFDNIKYGLDWGYATDPASVVAWHFDKRKRVLYAVGEIYGVKISNRQLADMIRMKGWDSETIIADSSEPKSIAELRELGIRRIIGAKKGPGSVEHGEKWLDELTAIVIDPQRTPNIAREFESIDYKTDRDGNVLPRLEDKDNHTIDSTRYALEGDMTLTTFGASVRLY
- a CDS encoding helix-turn-helix domain-containing protein, with product MTKDKQWKSLKREFESLDEKDLIEIDLVVEVVKRRKEKRLSQRDLAELTGLKQSSIARIERDIVMPKLNTFIKIATALELELELVSKK
- a CDS encoding phage minor head protein; the encoded protein is MLQPKQAPFAPTEKQIEQRIKVLYRDAYRDIQRTIATMYEQYSRDGELSLADMTRYNRLSNVERELAQLLSQLYINNKRYLYETLEAAYLHGYFEQQYKLEMAAQQALGSGGVNEKAVQAMIAESLTGLVLDERLGENQRLAVNQMRQALSYSLVQGESYVKAAKRIKETLGKDQARSVLVAWTETHRAYETASHDSREQAKADGLVFETAWLATLDKRTRQRHRAMDGKTQDADGYFSLPGGSKGRYPGDPMLGASDVIRCRCTTVTNFVDRLPGSRRGRSEYDDARSPNDLFNGKTTYKDWYASRLE
- a CDS encoding terminase small subunit — translated: MTPKQQLFCDEYLVDLNATQAAIRAGYSEKTAKQTGVENLSKPVIRTYLDERLAKKTTGLIASQDDVLRLLTGIIAGEEEGTALVGIGQGAQRVSQVPPTNAEKIRAAEILGKYYKLFTDRQEVQVTGAVQFIDDIGGEGG